A single Lolium perenne isolate Kyuss_39 chromosome 6, Kyuss_2.0, whole genome shotgun sequence DNA region contains:
- the LOC127308271 gene encoding uncharacterized protein, translating into MFVLGPSLEHFFCSCNRKLSLKTVVMQMVLLSLKIIGLEEFEMTLPDEPDEREGLVFSNLLHLTLPKAHFRMVSSAYAPLGRDAIPARVYKDPGDKSVPLLTKLDPFDHMLND; encoded by the exons ATGTTCGTGTTGGGACCAAGCCTGGAACATTTTTTCTGCTCTTGCAACAGAAAACTGTCGCTCAAAACTGTGGTTATGCAAATG GTGCTACTCTCGTTGAAAATTATTGGACTCGAAGAATTTGAAATGACTTTACCTGATGAACCTGACGAAAGAGAGGGATTAGTTTTCTCAAATTTGTTGCACCTGACACTACCAAAAGCGCATTTCAGAATGGTGTCTTCAG CCTATGCTCCCTTGGGGCGAGACGCCATTCCAGCTCGTGTGTATAAAGATCCAGGAGATAAAAGTGTTCCGCTGCTGACCAAGCTTGATCCTTTTGACCACATG CTAAATGATTAG